A single Mercenaria mercenaria strain notata chromosome 9, MADL_Memer_1, whole genome shotgun sequence DNA region contains:
- the LOC128559438 gene encoding uncharacterized protein LOC128559438: MAASKDLTKSSSEGSEEMSDKCCSSCNEHGKTTEAKKFCVDCGLYLCENCLRVHKIIPSLQSHQIVNSQGEQTQGKGEKLELPTERCSTHHGKLMDMFCGDHDEVCCGACIAIKHRACIKVDYVPNVAKGIRMSNEYKDVKGSITEVLNNMKQEKTRRTTNLTSLEEEKIKVLQEVDQYQEEIVLKIKELAESSRQDIRSKYEKIKKVITDDVDTLDTLISTTDTNLQKLSITNEVQLFVNVKASKMAVKDGDSVLREMSSSWTNKHLKYSRDENLKDRISSMVSFGNLEDEEDVKEYKATLYGKFNVKQNTDTSSFVIAAICPLQDGSILLADHYNKKLKRLDSSYMIKESIPLDGQPIGICSVGKKEVAVCLFSVGKIQFVSVENNLKLTSTISVDTGCYGISYRETIDEMYACCGTSINVYNRAGTLLRAYDKGINGEQLFSGTRQVTVNAANSQIIVADSNKGLVALDIRGKNEWLLSDQELIGAWGLCILPNGFILAGVISSNNVLQVDKTGRKMGVLLGAIEGFNQPYSLAFGKHDSRLIVGSCSQEIFVYTLSRK; the protein is encoded by the exons ATGGCGGCCAGTAAAGATCTCACTAAATCTTCATCTGAGGGATCCGAGGAGATGTCCGATAAATGTTGTTCCTCTTGCaatgaacatggaaaaacaaCAGAGGCGAAGAAATTTTGTGTCGATTGTGGACTTTATTTGTGTGAAAATTGTTTGAGAGTTCATAAAATAATCCCGTCACTACAGTCTCACCAGATTGTCAATTCGCAAGGAGAACAAACACAAGGCAAAGGTGAGAAGCTGGAGTTGCCAACAGAGAGATGTTCCACACACCACGGAAAGTTGATGGATATGTTCTGTGGTGATCACGATGAAGTATGTTGTGGAGCTTGTATTGCTATTAAACACAG AGCATGCATCAAAGTTGATTACGTACCCAATGTTGCCAAAGGTATAAGAATGAGCAACGAGTATAAAGATGTCAAAGGTTCTATCACTGAGGTACTGAATAACATGAAACAGGAGAAAACTAGAAGGACGACCAACCTTACAAGTCTTGAAGAAGAGAAAATCAAGGTACTGCAAGAGGTAGACCAATATCAAGAGGAGATAGTTCTGAAAATAAAGGAGCTAGCTGAATCATCAAGACAGGATATCCGatcaaaatatgagaaaataaaaaaagtcatcaCAGATGACGTGGATACTTTAGATACGTTGATTTCAACTACAGATACAAACTTGCAGAAGCTTTCAATCACGAATGAAGTCCAACTGTTTGTAAATGTCAAAGCCAGTAAAATGGCAGTTAAAGATGGTGATTCTGTTTTGAGGGAGATGTCTTCAAGCTGgacaaataaacatttgaaatattctcgTGATGAAAACCTCAAAGATAGGATTTCTAGTATGGTATCTTTCGGAAATCTTGAAGACGAGGAAGATGTTAAAGAATACAAAGCAACGTTGTATGGAAAATTTAATGTCAAGCAGAATACTGACACTTCGTCATTTGTCATTGCCGCGATATGCCCTTTACAAGATGGTTCCATTCTGCTCGCAGATCATTACAATAAAAAGTTAAAGCGATTAGATAGTAGCTATATGATTAAAGAGTCTATACCGCTTGACGGTCAACCCATTGGAATTTGCAGTGTCGGGAAAAAGGAAGTTGCCGTTTGCCTGTTTAGTGTTGGTAAGATACAGTTTGTGTCAGttgaaaataacttgaaattGACGTCCACCATTTCCGTAGATACAGGATGCTATGGGATTTCCTACAGGGAGACTATTGATGAAATGTATGCATGCTGTGGAACATCTATTAATGTGTACAACAGGGCAGGTACTTTGTTAAGGGCGTATGATAAGGGTATCAATGGGGAACAACTCTTTTCTGGCACACGACAAGTAACTGTCAATGCTGCGAATAGTCAGATCATCGTTGCAGATAGTAACAAAGGGCTGGTAGCTTTGGACATTCGGGGCAAGAATGAATGGCTGTTAAGTGACCAAGAACTGATTGGTGCTTGGGGACTTTGCATATTGCCAAATGGTTTTATATTAGCCGGCGTAATCTCATCAAATAATGTTCTGCAGGTAGATAAGACAGGGAGGAAAATGGGAGTGTTGTTAGGAGCCATAGAGGGATTTAACCAGCCATATTCACTTGCTTTTGGTAAACATGATTCAAGGCTGATTGTAGGAAGTTGTTCtcaagaaatatttgtttatacacTTTCTAGAAAATAG
- the LOC123546733 gene encoding uncharacterized protein LOC123546733, with protein sequence MAASKDFTKSTSKGSEEMFDICCSSCKEHGKTIEAKKFCVECGLYFCENCLGFHKIIPSLQSHHIVDSQGEQTQGKGEKLELPTQRCSTHHGKLMDMFCGDHDEVCCGACIAIKHRACINVDYVPNVAKGIRMSNEYKDVKGSITEVLNNMKQEKTIRTTNLTSLEDEKIKVLQEVDQYQEEIDLKIKELAESSRQDIRSKYEKIKKVITADVDTLDTLISTTDTNLQKLSITNEAQLFVNVKASKMAVKDGDSVLREMSSSWTNKHLKYARDENLKDKISSMVSFGNLEDEEDVKEYKATLYGKFNVKQNTDTQASLAITGICPLQNGSFLLADYHNKKLKRLDTSYVIKESIPIDGSPIGLCSVGKKEVAVCLHFVGKIQFVSVENSLKLTSTISVDTTCHGISYGETIDEMYACCGASIKVYNRAGTLLRAYDKGTNGEQLFYSTRQVTVNAVNSQIIVADDKKGLVALDIRGTNEWLLSDQELSSVWGLCILPNGIILASGNTSNNVLQVDKTGRKMGVLLGAMEGLKYPYSLAFGKRDSRLIVGCNSEEIFVYTLSRK encoded by the exons ATGGCGGCCAGTAAAGATTTCACTAAATCCACATCGAAGGGATCCGAGGAGATGTTCGATATATGTTGTTCCTCTTGCAAGGAACATGGAAAAACAATAGAGGCAAAGAAATTTTGTGTCGAATGTGGACTGTATTTCTGTGAAAACTGTTTGGGATTTCATAAAATAATCCCGTCATTACAATCTCATCATATTGTCGATTCGCAAGGAGAACAAACACAAGGCAAAGGTGAGAAGCTGGAGTTGCCAACACAGAGATGTTCCACACACCACGGAAAGTTGATGGATATGTTCTGTGGTGACCACGATGAAGTATGTTGTGGAGCTTGTATTGCTATTAAACACAG AGCATGCATCAACGTTGATTACGTTCCCAATGTTGCCAAAGGTATAAGAATGAGCAACGAGTATAAAGACGTCAAAGGTTCTATCACTGAGGTACTGAATAACATGAAACAAGAGAAAACTATAAGGACGACCAACCTTACAAGTCTCGAAGATGAGAAAATCAAGGTACTGCAAGAGGTAGACCAATATCAAGAGGAGATAGATCTGAAAATAAAGGAGCTAGCTGAATCATCAAGACAGGATATCCGatcaaaatatgagaaaataaagAAAGTCATCACAGCTGACGTGGATACTTTAGATACGTTGATTTCAACGACAGATACAAACTTGCAGAAGCTTTCCATCACGAATGAAGCCCAACTCTTCGTAAATGTCAAAGCCAGTAAAATGGCAGTTAAAGATGGTGATTCTGTTTTGAGGGAGATGTCCTCAAGCTGgacaaataaacatttgaaatatgcTCGTGATGAAAACCTCAAAGATAAGATTTCTAGTATGGTATCTTTCGGAAATCTTGAAGACGAGGAAGATGTTAAAGAATACAAAGCAACGTTGTATGGAAAATTTAATGTCAAGCAGAATACTGACACTCAAGCGTCATTGGCCATTACCGGGATATGCCCTTTACAAAATGGTTCCTTTCTGCTCGCAGATTATCACAATAAGAAGTTAAAGCGATTAGATACTAGCTATGTGATTAAAGAGTCCATACCGATTGACGGCAGTCCCATTGGACTTTGCAGTGTCGGGAAGAAGGAAGTTGCCGTTTGCCTGCATTTTGTTGGTAAGATACAGTTTGTGTCAGTTGAAAATAGCTTGAAATTGACGTCAACCATTTCCGTAGATACAACCTGCCATGGGATTTCCTACGGGGAGACTATTGATGAAATGTATGCATGTTGTGGAGCATCTATTAAGGTGTACAACAGGGCAGGTACTTTGTTAAGGGCGTATGATAAGGGTACCAATGGGGAACAACTCTTTTATAGCACTCGACAAGTAACTGTCAATGCAGTGAATAGTCAGATCATCGTTGCAGATGACAAAAAAGGGCTCGTAGCTTTGGACATTCGGGGCACGAATGAATGGCTGCTAAGTGACCAAGAACTTAGTAGTGTTTGGGGACTTTGCATATTGCCAAATGGTATTATATTAGCCAGCGGAAACACTTCAAATAATGTTCTGCAGGTAGATAAAACAGGGAGAAAAATGGGAGTGTTGTTAGGAGCCATGGAGGGGTTAAAATATCCATATTCACTTGCGTTTGGTAAACGTGATTCAAGGCTGATTGTAGGATGTAATTCtgaagaaatatttgtttatacacTTTCTAGAAAATag